In the genome of Diaphorobacter sp. HDW4A, the window GCTTGAACACGAGCAATTTCACCCCCAGGTGCAACGATCTCTTGATCAGGCCGCAAAGCCGCTCACACGCTACCGCTGCGCCGCCTGCGGTTTTGAGGCGCGTCAGCATTTCTGGCAGTGTCCCGGCTGCCAGACATGGGATAGTTACCCGGCGCGCAGAGTCGAAGAGCTTTAAACAAGTTGGAGCTCCTCTCTGGCGTGTTGTGCAACACGGCATTCACCCAAGAACGAATGCCATCACAGAGGGAGGAAATCACCATGAAGTTCCGACGCTGGATCGTCAGTCTGGCGGCCATGCTGAGCACCACGCTCGCACTGGCCGCAGTCGACATCAACAAGGCCACCGAGGCTGAGCTGGACGGCATCAAGGGCATCGGCCCGGCCACTACTCGCTTGATCGTGGAGCAGCGCAAATCCGGCCCCTTCGCCGACTGGGTTGATCTGACCCGACGAGTCAAGGGCATAGGAGCCAAACGCGCCGCCAAGCTCTCGGGCGAAGGCCTGACCGTCAACGGCCAGCCGTTTGCCGGGGCTGCCGACGCGACGGCCAACACTACCAAGACCGCAAAGTTCGCTGCCCCAAAACCTGCCAAGGCAGACGCAACACCCACAGCAACGCCAACGACAGAGCTCGGCAAGACACAGAAGCCATGAGGCGGCACTGAATCGGCGGCCGCGCACTGAGCGCGCCACTGCAAATCAAAGGCGATGGAAAGCGATTTCCATCGCCTTTTTCATTGCTGGACACCCATCGAAGGTCCAACCGCTAGCGACGTTTCTCACGGAAAATGACTAACGAAGCCCTTCTTTGGATCGAAACAACCCTTGAATTCACCGGAGTTTTACGAGG includes:
- a CDS encoding helix-hairpin-helix domain-containing protein, yielding MKFRRWIVSLAAMLSTTLALAAVDINKATEAELDGIKGIGPATTRLIVEQRKSGPFADWVDLTRRVKGIGAKRAAKLSGEGLTVNGQPFAGAADATANTTKTAKFAAPKPAKADATPTATPTTELGKTQKP